The Entelurus aequoreus isolate RoL-2023_Sb linkage group LG23, RoL_Eaeq_v1.1, whole genome shotgun sequence genome has a window encoding:
- the hmbox1b gene encoding homeobox-containing protein 1 isoform X2, whose protein sequence is MSDFSEEPRFTIEQIDLLQRLRRSGMTKQEILHALETLDRLDREHGDKFGRRTSFSSSSSSSYVVGGTNSCTNNSASNNTASATTTSSAMCNGDTGAINSAVRGHSTTTASSTTSKISTATQTQFGTGGALSPSPSNSYDTSPPPAPPPPSTILPSPVSLVALSQNGRDSLAATPNGKLSPPRYPVNSAAAARTFGFEATEDDLDVDDKVEELMRRDSSMVKEEIKAFLGNRRISQAVVAQVTGISQSRISHWLLQHGSDLSEQKKRAFYRWYTLEKTTPGATLNMRPAPLPLEDMEWRQTPPPLATAPGTFRLRRGSRFTWRKECLAVMESYFNDNQYPDEAKREEIANACNAVIQKPGKKLSDLERVTSLKVYNWFANRRKEIKRRANIATILESHGIDVQSPGGHSNSDDIDGNDFSEQACDLPYFDKRPLSRPFGLYRLEPTSPTQEDSAAHSEHQDPISLAVEMAAVNHTILALSRTGGVPGDIKTEALEDD, encoded by the exons ATGTCGGACTTCAGCGAGGAGCCGCGCTTCACGATCGAGCAGATAGATCTGCTGCAGCGGCTGCGTCGCTCAGGCATGACCAAGCAGGAGATTCTCCACGCACTCGAAACTCTGGACCGGCTGGACCGGGAGCACGGCGACAAGTTTGGTCGCCGCAcctctttctcctcctcttcctcctcctcctacgTAGTAGGCGGGACCAACAGCTGCACCAACAACTCTGCCTCTAACAACACTGCCTCGGCAACCACCACCTCTTCCGCCATGTGCAATGGCGACACTGGCGCCATCAACAGTGCTGTACGCGGCCACTCCACAACCACTGCCTCCTCTACGACCTCCAAGATCTCCACCGCCACGCAGACCCAGTTTGGAACCGGCGGGGCACTCTCGCCCTCGCCAAGTAACAGCTACGACACGTCCCCGCCTCCAGCGCCGCCGCCACCTTCCACCATCCTGCCCTCACCTGTGTCGCTGGTGGCGCTGTCACAGAACGGGCGTGACAGCCTAGCCGCCACACCTAATGGGAAGCTATCTCCTCCTCGGTACCCGGTGAACAGCGCCGCAGCAGCAAGAACCTTCGGGTTTGAGGCTACGGAAGATGACCTAGACGTTGATGATAAGGTGGAGGAGCTGATGAG GAGGGACAGCAGTATGGTGAAAGAAGAGATCAAAGCCTTCCTGGGTAACCGCCGGATCTCTCAGGCAGTGGTGGCACAAGTCACGG GCATCAGTCAGAGCAGGATCTCCCACTGGCTGCTGCAGCATGGCTCCGACCTGAGCGAGCAGAAGAAGAGAGCCTTCTACCGCTGGTACACGCTAGAGAAAACCACGCCAG GTGCTACTTTGAACATGCGACCTGCACCCTTGCCTCTGGAGGACATGGAGTGGAGGCAAACCCCTCCTCCCCTCGCCACTGCCCCAGGAACATTCCGACTTCGGCGGGGAAGCCGCTTCACCTGGCGGAAAGAGTGTCTGGCCGTGATGGAGAG CTACTTCAACGACAACCAGTATCCCGACGAGGCCAAAAGGGAGGAGATCGCCAACGCCTGCAATGCTGTTATTCAGAAACCAG GGAAGAAGCTGTCTGATCTGGAGAGGGTCACCTCCCTCAAGGTGTACAACTGGTTTGCTAACCGGCGCAAGGAGATCAAGAGACGAGCTAACATTG CCACAATCCTGGAGAGTCACGGGATAGACGTGCAGAGTCCTGGCGGACATTCCAACAGCGACGATATTGACGGGAACGATTTCAGCGAACAG GCGTGCGATCTGCCATATTTTGACAAGAGACCTCTCAGTCGACCGTTTGGCCTTTACCGCCTGGAGCCCACCTCACCGACACAG GAGGACAGCGCCGCTCACAGCGAGCACCAGGACCCCATCTCCTTGGCTGTTGAGATGGCCGCCGTCAACCACACCATCCTGGCACTGTCCAGAACCGGAGGAGTCCCTGGCGACATCAAGACCGAGGCTCTGGAGGACGATTGA
- the hmbox1b gene encoding homeobox-containing protein 1 isoform X3 produces the protein MSDFSEEPRFTIEQIDLLQRLRRSGMTKQEILHALETLDRLDREHGDKFGRRTSFSSSSSSSYVVGGTNSCTNNSASNNTASATTTSSAMCNGDTGAINSAVRGHSTTTASSTTSKISTATQTQFGTGGALSPSPSNSYDTSPPPAPPPPSTILPSPVSLVALSQNGRDSLAATPNGKLSPPRYPVNSAAAARTFGFEATEDDLDVDDKVEELMRRDSSMVKEEIKAFLGNRRISQAVVAQVTGISQSRISHWLLQHGSDLSEQKKRAFYRWYTLEKTTPGATLNMRPAPLPLEDMEWRQTPPPLATAPGTFRLRRGSRFTWRKECLAVMESYFNDNQYPDEAKREEIANACNAVIQKPGKKLSDLERVTSLKVYNWFANRRKEIKRRANIEATILESHGIDVQSPGGHSNSDDIDGNDFSEQACDLPYFDKRPLSRPFGLYRLEPTSPTQRLKW, from the exons ATGTCGGACTTCAGCGAGGAGCCGCGCTTCACGATCGAGCAGATAGATCTGCTGCAGCGGCTGCGTCGCTCAGGCATGACCAAGCAGGAGATTCTCCACGCACTCGAAACTCTGGACCGGCTGGACCGGGAGCACGGCGACAAGTTTGGTCGCCGCAcctctttctcctcctcttcctcctcctcctacgTAGTAGGCGGGACCAACAGCTGCACCAACAACTCTGCCTCTAACAACACTGCCTCGGCAACCACCACCTCTTCCGCCATGTGCAATGGCGACACTGGCGCCATCAACAGTGCTGTACGCGGCCACTCCACAACCACTGCCTCCTCTACGACCTCCAAGATCTCCACCGCCACGCAGACCCAGTTTGGAACCGGCGGGGCACTCTCGCCCTCGCCAAGTAACAGCTACGACACGTCCCCGCCTCCAGCGCCGCCGCCACCTTCCACCATCCTGCCCTCACCTGTGTCGCTGGTGGCGCTGTCACAGAACGGGCGTGACAGCCTAGCCGCCACACCTAATGGGAAGCTATCTCCTCCTCGGTACCCGGTGAACAGCGCCGCAGCAGCAAGAACCTTCGGGTTTGAGGCTACGGAAGATGACCTAGACGTTGATGATAAGGTGGAGGAGCTGATGAG GAGGGACAGCAGTATGGTGAAAGAAGAGATCAAAGCCTTCCTGGGTAACCGCCGGATCTCTCAGGCAGTGGTGGCACAAGTCACGG GCATCAGTCAGAGCAGGATCTCCCACTGGCTGCTGCAGCATGGCTCCGACCTGAGCGAGCAGAAGAAGAGAGCCTTCTACCGCTGGTACACGCTAGAGAAAACCACGCCAG GTGCTACTTTGAACATGCGACCTGCACCCTTGCCTCTGGAGGACATGGAGTGGAGGCAAACCCCTCCTCCCCTCGCCACTGCCCCAGGAACATTCCGACTTCGGCGGGGAAGCCGCTTCACCTGGCGGAAAGAGTGTCTGGCCGTGATGGAGAG CTACTTCAACGACAACCAGTATCCCGACGAGGCCAAAAGGGAGGAGATCGCCAACGCCTGCAATGCTGTTATTCAGAAACCAG GGAAGAAGCTGTCTGATCTGGAGAGGGTCACCTCCCTCAAGGTGTACAACTGGTTTGCTAACCGGCGCAAGGAGATCAAGAGACGAGCTAACATTG AAGCCACAATCCTGGAGAGTCACGGGATAGACGTGCAGAGTCCTGGCGGACATTCCAACAGCGACGATATTGACGGGAACGATTTCAGCGAACAG GCGTGCGATCTGCCATATTTTGACAAGAGACCTCTCAGTCGACCGTTTGGCCTTTACCGCCTGGAGCCCACCTCACCGACACAG CGCCTCAAGTGGTGA
- the hmbox1b gene encoding homeobox-containing protein 1 isoform X4 — protein MSDFSEEPRFTIEQIDLLQRLRRSGMTKQEILHALETLDRLDREHGDKFGRRTSFSSSSSSSYVVGGTNSCTNNSASNNTASATTTSSAMCNGDTGAINSAVRGHSTTTASSTTSKISTATQTQFGTGGALSPSPSNSYDTSPPPAPPPPSTILPSPVSLVALSQNGRDSLAATPNGKLSPPRYPVNSAAAARTFGFEATEDDLDVDDKVEELMRRDSSMVKEEIKAFLGNRRISQAVVAQVTGISQSRISHWLLQHGSDLSEQKKRAFYRWYTLEKTTPGATLNMRPAPLPLEDMEWRQTPPPLATAPGTFRLRRGSRFTWRKECLAVMESYFNDNQYPDEAKREEIANACNAVIQKPGKKLSDLERVTSLKVYNWFANRRKEIKRRANIEATILESHGIDVQSPGGHSNSDDIDGNDFSEQACDLPYFDKRPLSRPFGLYRLEPTSPTQ, from the exons ATGTCGGACTTCAGCGAGGAGCCGCGCTTCACGATCGAGCAGATAGATCTGCTGCAGCGGCTGCGTCGCTCAGGCATGACCAAGCAGGAGATTCTCCACGCACTCGAAACTCTGGACCGGCTGGACCGGGAGCACGGCGACAAGTTTGGTCGCCGCAcctctttctcctcctcttcctcctcctcctacgTAGTAGGCGGGACCAACAGCTGCACCAACAACTCTGCCTCTAACAACACTGCCTCGGCAACCACCACCTCTTCCGCCATGTGCAATGGCGACACTGGCGCCATCAACAGTGCTGTACGCGGCCACTCCACAACCACTGCCTCCTCTACGACCTCCAAGATCTCCACCGCCACGCAGACCCAGTTTGGAACCGGCGGGGCACTCTCGCCCTCGCCAAGTAACAGCTACGACACGTCCCCGCCTCCAGCGCCGCCGCCACCTTCCACCATCCTGCCCTCACCTGTGTCGCTGGTGGCGCTGTCACAGAACGGGCGTGACAGCCTAGCCGCCACACCTAATGGGAAGCTATCTCCTCCTCGGTACCCGGTGAACAGCGCCGCAGCAGCAAGAACCTTCGGGTTTGAGGCTACGGAAGATGACCTAGACGTTGATGATAAGGTGGAGGAGCTGATGAG GAGGGACAGCAGTATGGTGAAAGAAGAGATCAAAGCCTTCCTGGGTAACCGCCGGATCTCTCAGGCAGTGGTGGCACAAGTCACGG GCATCAGTCAGAGCAGGATCTCCCACTGGCTGCTGCAGCATGGCTCCGACCTGAGCGAGCAGAAGAAGAGAGCCTTCTACCGCTGGTACACGCTAGAGAAAACCACGCCAG GTGCTACTTTGAACATGCGACCTGCACCCTTGCCTCTGGAGGACATGGAGTGGAGGCAAACCCCTCCTCCCCTCGCCACTGCCCCAGGAACATTCCGACTTCGGCGGGGAAGCCGCTTCACCTGGCGGAAAGAGTGTCTGGCCGTGATGGAGAG CTACTTCAACGACAACCAGTATCCCGACGAGGCCAAAAGGGAGGAGATCGCCAACGCCTGCAATGCTGTTATTCAGAAACCAG GGAAGAAGCTGTCTGATCTGGAGAGGGTCACCTCCCTCAAGGTGTACAACTGGTTTGCTAACCGGCGCAAGGAGATCAAGAGACGAGCTAACATTG AAGCCACAATCCTGGAGAGTCACGGGATAGACGTGCAGAGTCCTGGCGGACATTCCAACAGCGACGATATTGACGGGAACGATTTCAGCGAACAG GCGTGCGATCTGCCATATTTTGACAAGAGACCTCTCAGTCGACCGTTTGGCCTTTACCGCCTGGAGCCCACCTCACCGACACAG TGA
- the hmbox1b gene encoding homeobox-containing protein 1 isoform X1: MSDFSEEPRFTIEQIDLLQRLRRSGMTKQEILHALETLDRLDREHGDKFGRRTSFSSSSSSSYVVGGTNSCTNNSASNNTASATTTSSAMCNGDTGAINSAVRGHSTTTASSTTSKISTATQTQFGTGGALSPSPSNSYDTSPPPAPPPPSTILPSPVSLVALSQNGRDSLAATPNGKLSPPRYPVNSAAAARTFGFEATEDDLDVDDKVEELMRRDSSMVKEEIKAFLGNRRISQAVVAQVTGISQSRISHWLLQHGSDLSEQKKRAFYRWYTLEKTTPGATLNMRPAPLPLEDMEWRQTPPPLATAPGTFRLRRGSRFTWRKECLAVMESYFNDNQYPDEAKREEIANACNAVIQKPGKKLSDLERVTSLKVYNWFANRRKEIKRRANIEATILESHGIDVQSPGGHSNSDDIDGNDFSEQACDLPYFDKRPLSRPFGLYRLEPTSPTQEDSAAHSEHQDPISLAVEMAAVNHTILALSRTGGVPGDIKTEALEDD; this comes from the exons ATGTCGGACTTCAGCGAGGAGCCGCGCTTCACGATCGAGCAGATAGATCTGCTGCAGCGGCTGCGTCGCTCAGGCATGACCAAGCAGGAGATTCTCCACGCACTCGAAACTCTGGACCGGCTGGACCGGGAGCACGGCGACAAGTTTGGTCGCCGCAcctctttctcctcctcttcctcctcctcctacgTAGTAGGCGGGACCAACAGCTGCACCAACAACTCTGCCTCTAACAACACTGCCTCGGCAACCACCACCTCTTCCGCCATGTGCAATGGCGACACTGGCGCCATCAACAGTGCTGTACGCGGCCACTCCACAACCACTGCCTCCTCTACGACCTCCAAGATCTCCACCGCCACGCAGACCCAGTTTGGAACCGGCGGGGCACTCTCGCCCTCGCCAAGTAACAGCTACGACACGTCCCCGCCTCCAGCGCCGCCGCCACCTTCCACCATCCTGCCCTCACCTGTGTCGCTGGTGGCGCTGTCACAGAACGGGCGTGACAGCCTAGCCGCCACACCTAATGGGAAGCTATCTCCTCCTCGGTACCCGGTGAACAGCGCCGCAGCAGCAAGAACCTTCGGGTTTGAGGCTACGGAAGATGACCTAGACGTTGATGATAAGGTGGAGGAGCTGATGAG GAGGGACAGCAGTATGGTGAAAGAAGAGATCAAAGCCTTCCTGGGTAACCGCCGGATCTCTCAGGCAGTGGTGGCACAAGTCACGG GCATCAGTCAGAGCAGGATCTCCCACTGGCTGCTGCAGCATGGCTCCGACCTGAGCGAGCAGAAGAAGAGAGCCTTCTACCGCTGGTACACGCTAGAGAAAACCACGCCAG GTGCTACTTTGAACATGCGACCTGCACCCTTGCCTCTGGAGGACATGGAGTGGAGGCAAACCCCTCCTCCCCTCGCCACTGCCCCAGGAACATTCCGACTTCGGCGGGGAAGCCGCTTCACCTGGCGGAAAGAGTGTCTGGCCGTGATGGAGAG CTACTTCAACGACAACCAGTATCCCGACGAGGCCAAAAGGGAGGAGATCGCCAACGCCTGCAATGCTGTTATTCAGAAACCAG GGAAGAAGCTGTCTGATCTGGAGAGGGTCACCTCCCTCAAGGTGTACAACTGGTTTGCTAACCGGCGCAAGGAGATCAAGAGACGAGCTAACATTG AAGCCACAATCCTGGAGAGTCACGGGATAGACGTGCAGAGTCCTGGCGGACATTCCAACAGCGACGATATTGACGGGAACGATTTCAGCGAACAG GCGTGCGATCTGCCATATTTTGACAAGAGACCTCTCAGTCGACCGTTTGGCCTTTACCGCCTGGAGCCCACCTCACCGACACAG GAGGACAGCGCCGCTCACAGCGAGCACCAGGACCCCATCTCCTTGGCTGTTGAGATGGCCGCCGTCAACCACACCATCCTGGCACTGTCCAGAACCGGAGGAGTCCCTGGCGACATCAAGACCGAGGCTCTGGAGGACGATTGA